One Novosphingobium sp. G106 DNA segment encodes these proteins:
- a CDS encoding DUF3053 family protein codes for MIMGTRRAGFALTWAVALTLCLAGCGANDAQQGAEFSKFLQARVLDKPGVHVPQLTDDERASFGHYAEQYAVITDFNKAMDQSVSPKLTAAMQAGSITSIGDLSTRLAQLKEAKAGINAMESALGEHVARADAAHAKLEQPADLKPVYDKTYDRLVTQPAAAFKSIAPVMNKVLDQAIDLGTYIDQHQASVRISGPMIETSDPAVRSAINEKLQTLQTNQQAVQAAQARLRSVVYGS; via the coding sequence ATGATCATGGGAACACGGCGAGCGGGCTTCGCGCTGACATGGGCAGTAGCGCTAACGCTATGCCTGGCCGGCTGCGGGGCCAACGATGCGCAACAGGGCGCGGAATTCTCCAAATTTCTTCAGGCCCGGGTCCTGGACAAGCCAGGCGTCCACGTTCCCCAACTCACCGACGATGAGCGGGCGAGTTTCGGACATTACGCGGAACAATATGCGGTCATTACAGACTTCAATAAAGCGATGGACCAGAGCGTGTCGCCCAAACTGACTGCAGCCATGCAAGCTGGCTCAATCACATCGATCGGCGATCTTTCGACGCGCTTGGCACAGTTGAAGGAAGCGAAGGCCGGGATCAATGCGATGGAAAGCGCGCTAGGCGAGCACGTCGCTAGGGCCGATGCGGCGCACGCAAAGCTCGAACAGCCAGCCGATCTAAAACCTGTCTACGATAAAACCTATGACCGGCTCGTTACGCAGCCAGCCGCCGCCTTCAAAAGCATTGCTCCGGTGATGAACAAGGTATTGGATCAGGCGATCGATCTCGGGACCTACATTGACCAGCACCAGGCCAGCGTGCGGATTTCAGGACCGATGATAGAGACCAGCGATCCTGCAGTGCGATCCGCAATCAACGAGAAGTTGCAAACCCTGCAGACCAATCAGCAAGCGGTTCAGGCTGCCCAGGCTCGGCTCCGCTCGGTCGTCTACGGTAGCTAG
- a CDS encoding MBL fold metallo-hydrolase, translating to MTFTVADRWFELARLADGVTHIWEPHVPALLRCNIWHVRGRHRDLMVDTGLGVANLREFAREILDKPVTAVATHTHIDHIGGHYEFDHCIVHSCEAEGLRTCCGDFTLAGEDFDPFEMASLRFPEVLGYAIEGPIIDALPSAQFDLRAFRLRPAANVEAVEDGDVVDIGDRRFEVLHLPGHSPGSIGLFEAETGMLFSGDALYDGPLIDTLHHSSIPAYVRSPERLLELPVRIVHAGHDPSFGRERHVTLIKEALQRWR from the coding sequence GTGACGTTCACGGTCGCGGATCGATGGTTCGAGCTCGCCAGGCTGGCGGACGGCGTTACCCACATCTGGGAGCCGCATGTCCCGGCTCTGCTCCGCTGTAACATCTGGCACGTCCGAGGCCGCCACCGGGACCTTATGGTAGACACGGGCCTTGGCGTTGCCAACCTGCGCGAGTTCGCGCGCGAGATCCTCGATAAGCCGGTTACGGCCGTCGCCACGCACACCCACATCGACCATATTGGCGGTCACTACGAATTCGACCACTGCATCGTGCACAGCTGCGAGGCGGAAGGGCTGCGCACCTGCTGCGGTGACTTCACGCTCGCAGGGGAGGATTTCGATCCCTTCGAAATGGCCAGCCTGCGGTTTCCGGAGGTGCTCGGCTATGCCATCGAGGGCCCGATCATCGACGCCCTGCCATCGGCGCAATTCGATCTTCGAGCCTTCCGCCTTCGGCCAGCGGCCAACGTGGAAGCCGTCGAAGACGGCGACGTGGTCGATATCGGAGATCGCCGTTTCGAGGTCCTCCATCTTCCTGGCCATTCTCCGGGGTCAATCGGCCTGTTCGAAGCGGAGACCGGCATGCTGTTTTCTGGAGACGCGCTCTATGATGGTCCGCTCATCGACACGCTCCACCATTCGAGCATCCCGGCCTATGTCCGCTCGCCCGAGCGCCTGCTCGAGCTTCCTGTGCGGATCGTTCATGCAGGACACGATCCGAGCTTCGGGCGAGAACGTCACGTCACGCTGATCAAAGAGGCGCTGCAGCGCTGGCGGTAA
- a CDS encoding sterile alpha motif-like domain-containing protein, with translation MDRPPQAKSLTVAVEIGGEPQVQFDFASGIEPVPLPEELPLVMGQFEDLAPAPEPEPRQPFAEWLLGQRDRKGWIGDLAKAAKADRDFPRRGGPEEVRKRLQQMGADGDVFEALDDAELDWASF, from the coding sequence ATGGACCGCCCGCCGCAGGCCAAATCGCTCACCGTCGCTGTAGAGATCGGAGGTGAGCCGCAGGTACAGTTCGATTTTGCATCAGGTATCGAGCCGGTGCCGCTTCCGGAAGAATTGCCGCTGGTCATGGGGCAGTTCGAGGACCTTGCCCCGGCGCCTGAACCTGAACCTCGCCAGCCATTCGCGGAGTGGTTGCTCGGGCAAAGGGATCGCAAGGGATGGATAGGTGATCTCGCCAAGGCAGCGAAGGCCGACAGGGATTTTCCCAGGCGCGGCGGACCGGAGGAGGTCCGCAAACGGCTTCAGCAGATGGGCGCAGACGGCGATGTGTTCGAGGCGCTCGACGATGCGGAGCTGGACTGGGCTAGCTTCTGA
- a CDS encoding anti-sigma factor domain-containing protein produces MTAAELALGLLEGEERAAAIRRQLADPGFAREVEDWRAQFETMSSEVLSVEPPARVLDKIETALWPRRRGKWVWPAVTAALAASLVAAVLLRPEAPVVPAGSGAALVATLDRGGKGSPIAAIYDRGRGEIRIASAGLAVPGRSAELWMIGHDGVPHSLGLLATGDRAIVAVAAADRRAMVPGTKLAISSEPQGGSPVGKPTGPIQAIGTFISV; encoded by the coding sequence ATGACCGCTGCCGAACTGGCGCTCGGCCTGCTCGAGGGCGAAGAGCGCGCTGCGGCGATCCGGCGGCAGCTCGCCGACCCTGGCTTTGCCCGGGAGGTGGAGGATTGGCGTGCCCAATTCGAGACGATGTCGTCTGAAGTATTGTCGGTGGAACCGCCGGCACGAGTGCTGGACAAAATTGAAACGGCTCTATGGCCTCGGCGACGAGGCAAATGGGTGTGGCCGGCGGTGACGGCGGCCCTGGCCGCGTCGTTGGTGGCGGCGGTACTGCTCCGACCCGAGGCCCCGGTCGTGCCAGCCGGCTCGGGCGCGGCACTCGTCGCCACGCTCGATCGGGGCGGGAAGGGATCGCCGATAGCAGCCATCTATGATCGCGGCCGGGGAGAGATCCGCATTGCGAGCGCCGGGCTTGCGGTGCCGGGGCGCAGCGCAGAGCTATGGATGATCGGGCATGACGGCGTACCCCATTCGCTGGGCCTTCTGGCGACTGGGGACCGGGCGATCGTAGCGGTCGCAGCAGCTGACAGGCGCGCAATGGTTCCCGGTACTAAGCTTGCCATTTCCAGCGAGCCCCAAGGCGGATCGCCTGTCGGCAAGCCCACGGGGCCAATTCAGGCGATCGGCACCTTTATTTCCGTCTGA
- a CDS encoding helix-hairpin-helix domain-containing protein, which produces MNRATAAELDAVPCLKGHGFEIVRYREERGRFAQVRQLDEVPGLSGKVEPDAGLIAGAL; this is translated from the coding sequence ATCAACCGGGCCACGGCCGCGGAACTCGACGCTGTTCCGTGCCTGAAGGGACACGGCTTCGAAATCGTGCGCTACCGCGAGGAACGAGGCCGCTTTGCGCAGGTGCGCCAGCTCGACGAAGTCCCGGGGCTCTCGGGCAAAGTCGAACCGGACGCAGGCCTCATCGCCGGAGCCCTTTGA
- a CDS encoding phytanoyl-CoA dioxygenase family protein — protein MSAPQPTVSLDDGFADLADYGACVISDALEPSLLAEIRTAVYRASENDRQYGWGDTYQYGNDDGINQRIWNLPSRDPVFCHLAELPMVLEIVKRGLGWPALLSSMAANITGPGGASMVVHADQGVIPEPWGWDRPMVINIGFCVDDFTAENGATRVAFGSHLHNCNPDRSAPIELSCVEVPAGSALVLDGRTWHTSGENRSASRRAGIFSVYTLPIFMPQENWFLSLNPAVRQFGSETLQTLLGFRPQVMGRVNGMQRL, from the coding sequence TTGTCTGCCCCCCAGCCGACTGTGAGCCTTGATGATGGCTTCGCGGACCTAGCCGACTATGGCGCCTGCGTTATTTCAGATGCGCTTGAGCCCTCACTCCTCGCGGAAATCCGGACCGCTGTGTATCGCGCGTCGGAGAATGACCGGCAGTACGGTTGGGGCGATACCTACCAATACGGCAACGACGACGGCATCAACCAGCGTATTTGGAACCTACCGAGCCGGGACCCGGTGTTCTGCCATCTCGCCGAACTCCCGATGGTCCTGGAGATCGTAAAACGTGGGTTGGGTTGGCCGGCATTGCTGTCCAGCATGGCCGCTAACATAACCGGTCCCGGCGGGGCGAGCATGGTGGTGCATGCCGATCAGGGTGTGATCCCCGAGCCCTGGGGATGGGATCGACCAATGGTGATCAACATCGGTTTCTGCGTCGACGACTTCACGGCCGAAAACGGCGCGACGCGCGTGGCGTTTGGAAGTCATTTGCACAACTGCAATCCCGATCGGTCTGCACCTATCGAATTGTCTTGCGTGGAGGTGCCCGCTGGCAGCGCGCTGGTTCTGGATGGCAGGACTTGGCACACGAGCGGAGAAAACCGCTCTGCCTCGCGCCGTGCCGGCATTTTCAGTGTCTATACCCTGCCGATATTCATGCCGCAGGAGAACTGGTTCCTTTCACTCAACCCCGCCGTTCGGCAATTCGGCTCGGAGACGCTGCAGACGCTTCTGGGCTTTCGGCCGCAGGTCATGGGACGGGTCAACGGAATGCAGCGCCTCTGA
- a CDS encoding site-specific integrase has product MINTSSDIPATSLRERFVEDMNVRRLSLATQHNYLRDVTRFANWLGRPPDRATDEDLRRYQIEQSETGLGAPAMNMAVSALRFFYTRTLGRPDLTRKLHRVKHPRSLPTVLSRDEVMRMLDATTSIKHQAILSVAYGAGLRASEVTRLKVRDIDSERMLLRVQCGKGGRHRNAMLAHDLLVLLREWWKIGRQQGVMYPDGWLFPGQHYLKPICYRQVHRIAAEAAHAAGITKRVGPHTLRHSFATHLLEDGVDIRIIQVLLGHAQLTTTSLYTRVATRTVKNVISPLDRLSMFPGSQAAPDG; this is encoded by the coding sequence ATGATCAACACAAGTTCTGACATTCCCGCCACGTCGCTGCGCGAGCGCTTCGTCGAAGACATGAACGTGCGCCGGCTATCGCTGGCAACGCAGCACAACTATCTCCGCGACGTTACACGGTTCGCGAACTGGCTGGGCCGTCCGCCCGATCGGGCGACCGACGAGGATTTGCGGCGATACCAGATCGAGCAGAGCGAGACAGGCCTCGGGGCGCCGGCCATGAATATGGCGGTCTCAGCCTTACGGTTCTTCTACACTCGCACGCTGGGTCGGCCGGACCTGACCCGCAAGCTCCACCGGGTGAAGCACCCACGCTCGCTGCCCACGGTGCTCAGCCGCGACGAGGTCATGCGGATGCTCGATGCCACGACGAGCATCAAGCACCAGGCGATCCTCTCGGTCGCCTACGGAGCCGGCCTTCGCGCGTCGGAGGTGACCAGGCTCAAGGTCCGCGATATCGATAGTGAGCGCATGCTGCTCCGGGTTCAGTGCGGCAAGGGCGGTCGGCACCGCAACGCCATGCTGGCGCACGACCTGCTGGTACTTTTGCGCGAGTGGTGGAAGATCGGTCGGCAGCAGGGTGTGATGTATCCCGACGGTTGGCTGTTCCCCGGGCAGCATTACCTGAAGCCGATCTGCTACCGGCAGGTCCATCGTATCGCTGCCGAAGCGGCCCATGCGGCGGGCATCACCAAGCGGGTCGGACCACATACGCTGCGCCATAGCTTCGCGACCCATCTGCTCGAAGACGGCGTGGACATCCGCATCATCCAGGTCCTGCTCGGCCACGCCCAGCTGACGACCACGTCACTCTACACGAGGGTGGCGACCCGGACGGTGAAGAACGTGATCAGTCCGCTCGATCGGCTGAGCATGTTCCCAGGCTCGCAGGCGGCGCCCGACGGCTGA
- a CDS encoding IS91 family transposase: MRTSLEVADIFRAAGPGYRAAHAGHLGLMQLKVMTAIEKCRTAALGGHVEACEDCGHWRIAYNSCRNRHCPKCQGAAARTWLVEREADLLPVGYFHVVFTLPAEIADIAWQNKAVVYDLLFRAASETMLTIAADPKHLGARIGITAVLHTWGSAMTHHPHVHMIVPGGGIAPDGARWISSRPAFLLPVRVLGALFRRIFVTRLIQLHDARRLAFFGERARLTDRRAFLRHLSPVRKKRWVVYAKPPFAGPQAVLAYLSRYTHRVAISNRRLIAFDERGVTFGYKDYRREGPERQRVMTLPADEFIRRFLLHVLPRGFHRIRHYGLLAGSTRKASIARARELLCVPASTEEPSPDEPPDQRPPCPCCGGHMIIIEAFQRWQQPRAPPTIALPIRETTP; this comes from the coding sequence TTGCGCACCTCGCTCGAGGTCGCCGACATCTTCCGCGCTGCTGGTCCCGGCTACCGGGCCGCCCATGCCGGGCATCTGGGCCTCATGCAGCTCAAGGTGATGACGGCGATCGAGAAATGCCGCACCGCTGCGCTGGGCGGTCACGTCGAAGCCTGCGAGGACTGCGGGCACTGGCGGATCGCCTACAACAGCTGCCGCAACCGGCACTGCCCCAAGTGCCAGGGCGCGGCGGCGCGAACCTGGCTGGTCGAGCGTGAGGCCGACCTGCTCCCGGTCGGCTACTTCCACGTTGTCTTCACGCTGCCCGCCGAGATCGCCGACATCGCCTGGCAGAACAAGGCGGTGGTCTACGATCTGCTGTTCCGGGCGGCGTCGGAGACGATGCTGACCATCGCCGCCGACCCCAAGCACCTCGGCGCGCGCATCGGCATCACCGCGGTGCTCCATACCTGGGGCTCGGCGATGACGCACCATCCGCACGTGCACATGATCGTTCCGGGCGGCGGTATCGCGCCGGATGGCGCACGCTGGATATCGTCGCGACCGGCGTTCCTCCTGCCGGTGCGCGTGCTCGGCGCGCTGTTCCGCAGGATCTTCGTCACCCGTCTGATCCAGCTGCACGACGCCCGCCGGCTCGCGTTCTTCGGCGAGAGGGCGCGCCTGACCGACCGGCGAGCCTTCCTTCGCCACCTCTCCCCGGTCCGGAAGAAGCGCTGGGTGGTCTACGCCAAGCCGCCGTTCGCCGGGCCTCAGGCCGTGCTCGCCTATCTATCCCGCTATACCCACCGCGTGGCGATCTCGAACCGCCGCCTGATCGCGTTCGACGAGCGCGGCGTCACGTTCGGCTACAAGGACTATCGCCGCGAGGGACCAGAGCGCCAGCGCGTCATGACGCTTCCCGCCGACGAGTTTATCCGGCGGTTCCTGCTCCACGTCCTGCCGCGCGGCTTCCACCGCATCCGGCACTACGGCCTGCTCGCCGGCTCTACCCGCAAGGCCAGCATCGCTCGTGCCCGCGAGCTTCTCTGCGTTCCCGCGAGCACGGAAGAGCCCAGCCCGGACGAGCCGCCCGATCAGCGCCCGCCATGCCCATGCTGCGGCGGACACATGATCATCATCGAGGCCTTCCAGCGCTGGCAGCAGCCCAGAGCGCCACCGACGATAGCATTGCCCATCCGGGAGACCACGCCATGA
- a CDS encoding exonuclease domain-containing protein, with protein MFHGMIAMPPIPADMSAAEADTDSGPDFVVVDVETACSRVSSICQIGIVGFRNGAEVFAYETLVDPCDEFSPFNTGIHGISCDHVAGQPTYAQIHGIVNGHLSGRITVAHSLFDKGALAAACHVHDQPHIETTWLDSVRVAKRAWPELSSHRLNALSRYLGLRHKHHDALSDARAAGMVIVKAIDHTGIDLAAWLTPVNPKGGRAPKPAPDGPLKGERIAILGAARDRALGHWLAAMGARVVASVGTTSTMLVVSSDQPFGRYFHASPAHRRAEELRDAGQAIEIVAESELRERIARIVVSVE; from the coding sequence ATGTTCCATGGGATGATCGCGATGCCACCAATTCCGGCAGACATGTCCGCTGCCGAGGCCGATACAGACAGCGGTCCCGATTTCGTCGTTGTCGACGTAGAGACAGCCTGTTCGCGCGTCAGCAGCATCTGCCAGATCGGCATCGTCGGCTTCCGCAACGGAGCCGAGGTTTTCGCCTACGAGACGCTGGTCGACCCTTGCGACGAATTCTCGCCGTTCAACACGGGTATTCACGGCATAAGCTGCGATCACGTGGCCGGTCAGCCGACCTACGCACAAATCCATGGAATCGTGAACGGGCATCTGTCCGGCCGGATCACCGTCGCCCATTCACTCTTCGACAAGGGCGCCCTCGCTGCTGCCTGCCACGTCCACGACCAGCCTCATATCGAGACGACCTGGCTCGACAGTGTTCGCGTCGCCAAACGCGCGTGGCCCGAGCTTTCAAGCCACCGGCTCAATGCGCTGAGCCGTTACCTTGGGCTGCGCCACAAGCACCACGACGCGTTGAGCGACGCCCGGGCCGCCGGGATGGTGATTGTCAAAGCCATCGACCATACAGGCATCGATCTCGCAGCCTGGCTGACGCCGGTTAACCCCAAGGGTGGACGCGCCCCGAAGCCGGCTCCGGACGGACCGCTCAAAGGCGAGCGCATCGCGATCCTTGGCGCGGCGCGCGATCGAGCCCTGGGCCATTGGTTGGCGGCGATGGGCGCCCGGGTGGTCGCTTCCGTCGGGACGACTTCAACCATGCTTGTCGTCAGTTCAGATCAGCCGTTCGGGCGTTACTTTCACGCAAGTCCTGCCCATCGGCGGGCCGAAGAGCTTCGAGATGCTGGACAGGCGATCGAGATCGTTGCGGAGAGCGAGCTCAGGGAGCGGATCGCGCGCATCGTCGTCTCGGTCGAATAG
- a CDS encoding sigma-70 family RNA polymerase sigma factor, with the protein MSERRAAKFGTTELAAARAELAQALVATGQEDRPAFRRVYQLTSAKLFGICIRICGDRQSAEDVLQDVYITIWKRASGFEPGRASPISWLAAIARNRAIDWQRAAGARPSAPVEEALDVPDAAPSAIDAMLLGQADRRLHLCLDALEERQRDAIRTAFFEGVTYADLAERMATPLGTIKSWVRRGLLQLKDCLGAD; encoded by the coding sequence ATGTCTGAAAGGCGCGCCGCCAAGTTCGGGACGACTGAGCTTGCTGCTGCCCGCGCGGAGCTCGCCCAGGCGCTTGTGGCGACGGGCCAGGAGGATCGCCCGGCATTCCGCCGCGTCTATCAGCTGACCTCGGCGAAACTATTCGGGATCTGCATCCGTATCTGCGGCGACAGGCAGAGCGCAGAGGATGTCTTGCAGGACGTTTATATCACCATCTGGAAGCGCGCGAGCGGCTTCGAACCAGGACGGGCAAGCCCGATCAGCTGGCTCGCCGCGATCGCGCGCAATCGTGCAATCGATTGGCAGCGCGCGGCCGGCGCTCGTCCCTCGGCGCCCGTCGAGGAGGCTCTGGATGTTCCCGACGCCGCTCCATCGGCGATCGATGCGATGCTGCTTGGCCAAGCCGATCGCCGGCTTCATCTTTGCCTCGACGCACTCGAGGAAAGGCAGCGCGATGCTATTCGCACGGCGTTCTTCGAGGGCGTCACATACGCAGATCTTGCCGAGCGAATGGCGACGCCGCTGGGCACGATCAAGAGCTGGGTCAGGCGAGGGCTGCTACAGCTAAAGGATTGCCTCGGTGCCGACTGA
- a CDS encoding DUF1611 domain-containing protein yields MLVSTAPFVATSLTPANLVRSVTNSLPDTPTAIVYCEGNFGEIDGKTANGLVRHSEKYSILSVIDSRKVGADTGMILDSVPNGIPICRDLADAVAKASGIPSAFIYGAAPITGMLSPEERGIVLEAMALGMNIVNGLHEFLSEDPEFVAAAAAGGVTIVDIRKPRDKKHLRLFTGRINDIACPRIAVLGTDCAIGKRTTATILARALNERGIKAVMIGTGQTGLIQGARYGLALDAVPSQFCAGELEATILDAYENEDPDIIIVEGQGALSHPAFSTSSFILRGSVPDGVILQHAPARQHRCDFPMMAMPEPAREISLIENFAETRVIGLTINHENMSPAKIEIAINRYEKELGIPVTDALARSPDELVAMVLAAFPQIARECIAAAA; encoded by the coding sequence ATGCTCGTCAGCACGGCGCCCTTCGTTGCGACTTCGCTCACCCCCGCTAATCTCGTTCGCTCCGTCACCAACTCTCTTCCCGATACCCCCACCGCGATCGTCTATTGCGAGGGCAATTTCGGCGAGATCGACGGCAAGACCGCAAACGGCCTCGTCAGGCATTCGGAAAAGTACAGCATCCTGTCGGTGATCGACAGCCGGAAGGTCGGCGCGGATACCGGCATGATCCTTGATTCTGTGCCCAATGGCATCCCGATCTGTCGTGACCTCGCCGACGCGGTAGCGAAGGCTTCGGGAATTCCGAGTGCCTTCATCTACGGCGCTGCACCGATCACCGGGATGTTGTCGCCCGAAGAACGCGGCATCGTTCTCGAGGCGATGGCGCTGGGCATGAACATCGTGAATGGCCTCCACGAGTTTCTGAGCGAAGATCCCGAGTTCGTCGCCGCCGCCGCCGCCGGCGGCGTCACCATTGTCGATATCCGCAAACCCCGCGACAAGAAGCACCTGCGGCTGTTCACGGGCCGCATCAACGACATCGCCTGCCCGCGGATTGCGGTGCTCGGGACCGATTGCGCGATAGGCAAGCGAACCACCGCCACCATCCTTGCCCGCGCACTCAACGAGCGCGGCATCAAGGCGGTCATGATCGGCACCGGCCAGACGGGCCTCATTCAAGGCGCACGCTACGGGCTCGCGCTCGATGCTGTTCCTTCGCAGTTCTGCGCTGGCGAACTCGAAGCGACAATCCTCGATGCCTATGAAAACGAAGATCCCGACATCATCATCGTCGAAGGCCAGGGCGCTCTTAGCCACCCCGCCTTTTCGACCTCGTCGTTCATCCTGCGTGGCAGCGTTCCCGACGGGGTCATCCTCCAGCATGCCCCGGCGCGCCAGCATCGCTGCGACTTCCCAATGATGGCGATGCCGGAGCCCGCCAGGGAAATCTCGCTCATCGAGAATTTTGCCGAGACCCGGGTGATTGGCCTGACGATCAACCACGAAAACATGAGCCCGGCCAAAATCGAGATCGCGATCAATCGCTACGAAAAGGAACTTGGTATCCCGGTCACCGATGCGCTGGCGCGCTCGCCTGACGAGCTCGTCGCCATGGTGCTGGCCGCCTTCCCCCAAATCGCGCGCGAGTGCATTGCCGCCGCCGCGTGA
- a CDS encoding alanine/ornithine racemase family PLP-dependent enzyme: MSAPRLEIDLAKISANARALVERLKERGIAVTGVTKAALGCPVIASALLDAGVSGIGDSRIENIERMRAALGEGPRMTLLRSPMLSQVERVVRSADISFNTELAVVRALSDAARLTHRTHGVVLMVELGDLREGIMPEALLATAREVAAMPNIVLKGIGTNLACLSGTAPDAVNMGTLSFLARSVEQALGLTLEIVSGGNSANIDWVFGQEDHGRINDLRLGEAILLGRETLTRKPIEGLYLDAFRLVAEVIEAKVKPSKPWGVIAQNAFGEAVPIADRGEISQVIVAVGRQDCDPAGLECPAGVTILGASSDHLVIETDGRVPLIGSEIAFGINYSALLRTMTSPFVEKAVIAGISRSEAAGDLRQARILSEARLRSQADT, translated from the coding sequence GTGAGCGCGCCGCGGCTTGAGATCGATCTCGCGAAGATTTCCGCCAACGCCCGCGCTCTGGTCGAAAGGCTGAAGGAGCGGGGCATTGCCGTCACGGGCGTCACCAAGGCAGCGCTCGGCTGTCCGGTGATCGCCTCGGCACTGCTCGATGCCGGGGTAAGCGGCATCGGCGATTCGCGTATCGAGAACATCGAGCGGATGCGCGCCGCGCTTGGCGAAGGTCCGCGGATGACGCTGCTGCGATCGCCTATGCTCAGCCAGGTCGAACGCGTGGTGCGCAGCGCCGACATCAGCTTCAACACCGAACTGGCGGTCGTAAGAGCGCTTTCTGATGCTGCGAGACTGACCCACCGCACGCACGGTGTGGTGTTGATGGTCGAGCTTGGCGATTTGCGCGAAGGCATCATGCCTGAAGCATTGCTCGCCACTGCCCGCGAGGTCGCGGCGATGCCCAATATCGTCCTCAAGGGTATCGGCACCAATCTGGCCTGCTTGAGCGGTACCGCTCCCGATGCCGTCAACATGGGCACGCTGTCGTTTCTCGCCCGATCTGTCGAACAGGCACTCGGCCTTACGCTCGAGATCGTGTCAGGCGGCAATTCGGCAAATATCGACTGGGTCTTTGGGCAGGAAGATCACGGCCGCATCAACGATCTGCGGCTTGGCGAGGCAATCCTGTTGGGCCGGGAAACGCTCACCCGCAAACCTATCGAAGGCCTCTATCTCGATGCCTTCAGGCTCGTCGCCGAGGTCATCGAGGCGAAGGTCAAGCCGAGCAAGCCCTGGGGCGTGATCGCGCAGAATGCTTTTGGCGAAGCTGTGCCCATCGCCGATCGCGGGGAGATTTCTCAGGTCATCGTCGCCGTGGGCCGGCAGGACTGCGACCCAGCCGGCCTCGAGTGTCCCGCCGGCGTGACGATACTGGGAGCGAGCAGCGATCATCTTGTGATCGAGACGGATGGCCGCGTACCGCTCATCGGCAGCGAGATTGCGTTCGGGATCAACTATTCTGCATTGCTACGCACCATGACCTCGCCCTTTGTCGAGAAGGCTGTGATAGCGGGCATCTCGCGTTCGGAGGCGGCCGGGGATCTGCGGCAAGCGCGTATACTCTCGGAGGCGCGCCTGCGATCGCAGGCCGACACATGA
- a CDS encoding fasciclin domain-containing protein → MPTIRQTVLAGALALTSISGAAQAANPMVGGAAMYPAKNIVENAVNSKDHTTLVAAVQAAGLAGTLSSPGPFTVFAPTNAAFAKLPAGTVDTLVKPENKATLSGILTYHVVPGRITAQMIAANARAHHGTATYKTVQGENLMFTRSGSGWAIMDGKGDRGMITIANVMQSNGVIHVIDTVMMP, encoded by the coding sequence ATGCCTACCATTCGCCAGACAGTTCTCGCCGGCGCTCTCGCTCTGACCTCGATCAGTGGAGCTGCGCAGGCCGCCAACCCGATGGTCGGCGGCGCCGCCATGTATCCCGCAAAGAACATCGTCGAAAACGCGGTCAATTCGAAGGATCACACCACCCTGGTTGCCGCGGTCCAGGCTGCCGGTCTCGCTGGCACGCTGTCGAGCCCGGGACCCTTCACGGTCTTCGCGCCCACCAACGCGGCCTTCGCCAAGCTGCCGGCGGGAACAGTCGATACCCTCGTGAAGCCCGAGAACAAGGCCACGCTGTCAGGCATCCTCACCTATCATGTGGTGCCAGGCCGGATCACGGCCCAGATGATCGCCGCCAACGCGCGGGCCCACCATGGCACCGCGACATACAAGACTGTGCAGGGCGAAAACCTCATGTTCACGCGGTCCGGTAGCGGCTGGGCGATCATGGACGGAAAGGGCGACCGCGGCATGATCACGATTGCCAACGTCATGCAGTCGAACGGGGTCATTCACGTCATCGACACGGTGATGATGCCCTGA